A single genomic interval of Halichondria panicea chromosome 2, odHalPani1.1, whole genome shotgun sequence harbors:
- the LOC135331840 gene encoding uncharacterized protein LOC135331840 isoform X1 — MLGNKVSPASLLGSEPSIMTENTNGTDDSQSQCCNSQVSLFGCGSDPPSSMELFPDTHSQPQSQVVDKFLQRSTTQQRSKAIASKIDSRQLKLQPKVRTLPVIPLNRMFFSKYLKSSKPEQQKTMRKSEDSQTSRSNQSYEVWKTTQADKFENQHFMDEIQKAVKEGMKEVKSELKNDIEELRAAVAEQQSGITRNQKFSSQIITSIADLKQCVEQCYQERVNSHAMPTWLQSQNAVLSLKLDGLFEDLHKRVQSLETLIGGSLTRNTASTSSISSFQKSIYTQPEPERGEPISAARCISGNDQAVPLRKDLLSYQGDTFKVHTQQAHSKDCLAKKVSPTSTDQKVISTVCDADLTKQYSLSACSQMIPGILKLEERNRQIKNGANSEKIKGINKRKIIKSEKANTRRSQRLKRSTPQYYENESSDADYSFQPKRKASQAKQRQQKSRTQLVKTPQGELDNYIFSQTPIVSPKFAAAIVEQPKTGKLNSTTKESVEKVYRSKEAARQMFEGLSSPDSALLKFSSAIIKQQQEGYFSD; from the exons atgctcggaaACAAGGTCTCTCCAGCTTCTCTTCTGGGCTCTGAGCCAAG TATAATGACTGAGAATACAAATGGAACAGACGATTCCCAGTCTCAGTGTTGCAACAGTCAGGTGTCACTGTTTGGATGCGGCTCGGACCCACCCAGTTCCATGGAGCTCTTTCCTGACACCCACAGTCAACCACAGAGTCAGGTTGTGGACAAGTTTCTTCAGCGATCCACCACACAGCAAAGATCAAAAGCTATAGCTTCTAAAATTGATTCTAGACAACTGAAGTTGCAGCCAAAGGTACGAACGTTACCTGTG ATTCCCCTAAACCGGATGTTTTTTTCCAAGTATCTCAAGTCTTCCAAGCCAGAGCAACAAAAGACTATGAGAAAGTCTGAAGATTCTCAAACAAGCAGATCCAATCAGAGTTATGAAGTGTGGAAGACAACGCAAGCGGATAAATTTGAGAA CCAACATTTTATGGATGAAATTCAGAAAGCAGTGAAAGAAGGAATGAAAGAG GTAAAGAGTGAACTCAAGAATGATATTGAAGAGCTGAGAGCAGCAGTTGCTGAGCAACAGTCAG GGATCACAAGGAATCAGAAATTTTCATCTCAAATCATTACAAGTATAGCGGATCTAAAGCAGTGTGTGGAGCAATGTTATCAG GAAAGAGTAAACTCACATGCGATGCCTACATGGCTACAATCCCAGAATGCCGTGCTGTCTTTAAAGCTTGATGGGCTGTTTGAAGACCTTCACAAGAGAGTTCAGAGTCTAGAAACCCTAATTGGAGGTTCTCTAACACGAAACACTGCATCTACAAGCAGCATTTCTTCATTTCAAAAGTCCATTTATACTCAACCTGAGCCAGAGAGAGGGGAACCAATCTCAGCAGCAAGATGCATTAGTGGAAATGATCAAGCTGTTCCTTTGCGAAAAGATTTGTTGAGCTATCAAGGTGATACTTTCAAAGTGCATACTCAACAAGCTCATTCAAAGGACTGTTTAGCCAAAAAGGTTTCACCGACTAGTACTGATCAGAAAGTCATCTCTACCGTGTGTGACGCAGACCTCACAAAACAGTACTCCTTGTCAGCATGCAGCCAGATGATTCCTGGCATACTTAAACTggaagaaagaaatagacaaATCAAAAATGGCGCTAATTCGGAGAAAATAaaag GGATAAATAAGCGAAAGATTATAAAGAGCGAGAAAGCTAATACACGGCGTTCTCAACGTTTGAAGCGAAGTACACCCCAGTACTATGAAAATGAAAGCAGTGATGCGGACTACTCGTTTCAACCAAAGAGGAAAGCTTCTCAGGCAAAACAGAGGCAACAAAAATCAAGAACACAGTTGGTAAAAACTCCTCAAGGTGAACTGGATAACTACATCTTCTCGCAGACACCCATAGTTTCTCCAAAGTTTGCAGCAGCTATCGTTGAGCAGCCCAAAACTGGGAAACTAAACTCAACAACCAAGGAGTCAGTA GAGAAGGTCTATCGCAGCAAAGAAGCAGCCAGACAAATGTTTGAAG GATTGTCCAGTCCTGACTCCGCTCTCCTGAAGTTCAGTAGTGCTATAATAAAGCAGCAGCAAGAAGGTTATTTCAGTGACTGA
- the LOC135331840 gene encoding uncharacterized protein LOC135331840 isoform X2, whose amino-acid sequence MLGNKVSPASLLGSEPSIMTENTNGTDDSQSQCCNSQVSLFGCGSDPPSSMELFPDTHSQPQSQVVDKFLQRSTTQQRSKAIASKIDSRQLKLQPKVRTLPVIPLNRMFFSKYLKSSKPEQQKTMRKSEDSQTSRSNQSYEVWKTTQADKFENQHFMDEIQKAVKEGMKEVKSELKNDIEELRAAVAEQQSGITRNQKFSSQIITSIADLKQCVEQCYQERVNSHAMPTWLQSQNAVLSLKLDGLFEDLHKRVQSLETLIGGSLTRNTASTSSISSFQKSIYTQPEPERGEPISAARCISGNDQAVPLRKDLLSYQGDTFKVHTQQAHSKDCLAKKVSPTSTDQKVISTVCDADLTKQYSLSACSQMIPGILKLEERNRQIKNGANSEKIKGINKRKIIKSEKANTRRSQRLKRSTPQYYENESSDADYSFQPKRKASQAKQRQQKSRTQLVKTPQGELDNYIFSQTPIVSPKFAAAIVEQPKTGKLNSTTKESEKVYRSKEAARQMFEGLSSPDSALLKFSSAIIKQQQEGYFSD is encoded by the exons atgctcggaaACAAGGTCTCTCCAGCTTCTCTTCTGGGCTCTGAGCCAAG TATAATGACTGAGAATACAAATGGAACAGACGATTCCCAGTCTCAGTGTTGCAACAGTCAGGTGTCACTGTTTGGATGCGGCTCGGACCCACCCAGTTCCATGGAGCTCTTTCCTGACACCCACAGTCAACCACAGAGTCAGGTTGTGGACAAGTTTCTTCAGCGATCCACCACACAGCAAAGATCAAAAGCTATAGCTTCTAAAATTGATTCTAGACAACTGAAGTTGCAGCCAAAGGTACGAACGTTACCTGTG ATTCCCCTAAACCGGATGTTTTTTTCCAAGTATCTCAAGTCTTCCAAGCCAGAGCAACAAAAGACTATGAGAAAGTCTGAAGATTCTCAAACAAGCAGATCCAATCAGAGTTATGAAGTGTGGAAGACAACGCAAGCGGATAAATTTGAGAA CCAACATTTTATGGATGAAATTCAGAAAGCAGTGAAAGAAGGAATGAAAGAG GTAAAGAGTGAACTCAAGAATGATATTGAAGAGCTGAGAGCAGCAGTTGCTGAGCAACAGTCAG GGATCACAAGGAATCAGAAATTTTCATCTCAAATCATTACAAGTATAGCGGATCTAAAGCAGTGTGTGGAGCAATGTTATCAG GAAAGAGTAAACTCACATGCGATGCCTACATGGCTACAATCCCAGAATGCCGTGCTGTCTTTAAAGCTTGATGGGCTGTTTGAAGACCTTCACAAGAGAGTTCAGAGTCTAGAAACCCTAATTGGAGGTTCTCTAACACGAAACACTGCATCTACAAGCAGCATTTCTTCATTTCAAAAGTCCATTTATACTCAACCTGAGCCAGAGAGAGGGGAACCAATCTCAGCAGCAAGATGCATTAGTGGAAATGATCAAGCTGTTCCTTTGCGAAAAGATTTGTTGAGCTATCAAGGTGATACTTTCAAAGTGCATACTCAACAAGCTCATTCAAAGGACTGTTTAGCCAAAAAGGTTTCACCGACTAGTACTGATCAGAAAGTCATCTCTACCGTGTGTGACGCAGACCTCACAAAACAGTACTCCTTGTCAGCATGCAGCCAGATGATTCCTGGCATACTTAAACTggaagaaagaaatagacaaATCAAAAATGGCGCTAATTCGGAGAAAATAaaag GGATAAATAAGCGAAAGATTATAAAGAGCGAGAAAGCTAATACACGGCGTTCTCAACGTTTGAAGCGAAGTACACCCCAGTACTATGAAAATGAAAGCAGTGATGCGGACTACTCGTTTCAACCAAAGAGGAAAGCTTCTCAGGCAAAACAGAGGCAACAAAAATCAAGAACACAGTTGGTAAAAACTCCTCAAGGTGAACTGGATAACTACATCTTCTCGCAGACACCCATAGTTTCTCCAAAGTTTGCAGCAGCTATCGTTGAGCAGCCCAAAACTGGGAAACTAAACTCAACAACCAAGGAGTCA GAGAAGGTCTATCGCAGCAAAGAAGCAGCCAGACAAATGTTTGAAG GATTGTCCAGTCCTGACTCCGCTCTCCTGAAGTTCAGTAGTGCTATAATAAAGCAGCAGCAAGAAGGTTATTTCAGTGACTGA
- the LOC135331848 gene encoding fatty acid hydroxylase domain-containing protein 2-like, which yields MTGHDKSKMKLETKRHYLVGPYEALKKGIFITASCLIIFIALRNSLIWHVEQCWGASKNFWSSIWAVFYWLSGESFFNMYTYGVWLLGIFTFTIGNIFFLVLDLTGKPSVFLRYKIQEDKGVPVSWMKYKKALWRCAFNIVVVGLLFQLVMYPLAVLGRMHAGYELPTFATTVLHFTGYMVIEEIGFYYTHRLFHHPWLYKYIHKTHHEWTAPTGITSLYSHPLEHFIGNLGPVGLGPIIMGSHISIASLWFTLALLNTAITHSGYHLPFLQSPEAHDFHHLKFNQNYGVFGVLDRLHGTDEQFRQSKNYERHVVLLGLNPAKQLFPTTQKGKAD from the exons ATGACAGGTCATGACAAAAGTAAAATGAAGCTTGAAACA AAAAGGCATTATTTGGTTGGTCCATATGAGGCCCTGAAGAAAGGAATATTTATCACTGCGTCGTGTCTCATCATCTTCATCGCTCTGAGGAACTCTTTGATATG GCATGTGGAGCAGTGTTGGGGTGCTTCTAAGAACTTTTGGTCGAGTATTTGGGCTGTTTTCTACTGGCTCTCTGGAGAAAGTTTCTTTAATATGTACACCTATG GAGTGTGGTTGTTGGGAATTTTTACGTTTACAATTGGCAACATATTTTTCTTGGTTCTGGATCTCACTGGCAAACCCTCAGTCTTTCTCAGATATAAGATTCAAGAGGACAAAGGAGTGCCT GTGTCTTGGATGAAATACAAGAAGGCTCTCTGGCGATGTGCGTTCAACATTGTTGTAGTTGGGCTCCTCTTTCAGTTGGTCATGTACCCCCTTGCTGTATTGGGGAGAATGCATGCTGGCTACGAACTACCAACGTTTGCAACCACCGTGCTGCACTTCACTGGCTATATGGTGATTGAGGAAATTGGATTCtattacacacacag gcTTTTCCACCACCCTTGGCTGTACAAGTACATCCACAAGACCCACCACGAATGGACTGCCCCTACTGGCATTACATCACTATATTCTCACCCACTGGAGCACTTTATAGGCAACTTGGGACCAGTAGGACTTGGACCAATCATCATGGGCTCTCACATCTCAATTGCGAGCCTGTGGTTCACACTTGCACTGTTAAACACCGCAATCACACACAGTGGCTATCATCTCCCATTTCTACAGTCCCCCGAAGCTCATGACTTCCATCACCTCAA GTTTAACCAAAACTATGGTGTGTTTGGTGTTTTGGATCGTTTGCATGGAACAGACGAGCAGTTCCGTCAAAGCAAGAACTATGAACGCCATGTCGTTCTCCTGGGGCTCAATCCAGCAAAGCAGCTGTTTCCTACCACTCAAAAAGGAAAGGCTGACTGA